cgtaaggaaaaggaaaggttaaccgctatttaaacacaacagttaccgtagctgtagatgaatgctaaatctagagtatctctcctaagacactgcataacatatgaatgctccttccgccattcgttgactgtgtttaccacggggaattagaacagaataccaagttctttgcctggaggtttgttacgttccgtacagttgtaggtaaaaggtatgttagagacttagactagcgttggagcacattgtttcattcgatagtccacgctcaatcttaccatacatagtacttttatgatcccaggctggtttaataagtcaaagtttagccgggaagttagcgtctaaaatatataaccgatagtctcaacttagatgcacagatggacataattaatccttgtacggtttgtacctacttgactcctcagtttaagcagaactgtagtttctcgggactaaagtcagcataatcaataaaaaggtttgttcagccactggttcaccatcaactaccttgtttcgacttcgtaccgactgtgttattgtagcacatatcaatcccttaaatagggatttattcccaaacaaccggatcgtgttggctaggtgaactaatcacgtttcataaatacaatcagtgaaagctcttttgatttccatgaacggagttacatattagattctcttcgctccatggtatttagtaagttaacattgaaacgtatccagtgtaaagtttgaacgtaatccagctttaccttctatgttgttatgttaaccaaataagtttcatcgttgttgatatttcattgacatgttgataacataaatactaacaaaccaccggttttggatgggattacttttaacaccgcataatatgctaaaaagtaccattcaggtacgatatgaagcggagttacaaaccggttcactggtatggagttatctgggtgcgataattcgacatagctgtgatttaaggagcataggagatgctacacgccttaattggtactgcatatgtacaagcactcagcgaTTAacgtaatctcaatggtttgtgagAGAacctgtattataaaataTAGACTCATGAGCTTTCAAGTATCCAACGGACTTCACCTACAGTAATTTCTTAATATGGTTCAGGTTACGTAAACCACAATGAGTGTATTCCAGTACTCATACCAGTTATCACTCATTACTTATCCTTGTACCGCGTTAAAAACGAAATCTTATATATACTTGTAGCGATATGTTCAACCTGTATTGTAGGTCTagcttgtcaagttccttgtatctagttagctcactgcgtacttaggatcagaccaaaagagttcactaatggtactagaaaataggagatcgcgttagttcttgggaaaacgacttccgaaccaccaatatatattggtacaaagaagttaccatatcctccgtacaaagcaggcattaagaacataaagatcatagctaggccatgtatcgttattatcacattataagtagctatcgtctctgtacaaatgatccgcgatccagaactgtataactcaaatcgaataaacaaagacattatagttcctagaatactgaagatgactccggttatgagatacagacaaccaagttctttatgattgcagtacaccaccaccccactggactgcttaagacagctaaaagtgttggatttcaatatcacggtaatcatgtttgcttggaagctgtagtcattataactattgatttagtataagcatagaaccaatccggtagtaagatatacgatagtagctaatctaccatataagatataagtcgcttgtggaatagcactaccaataataatcaagaagatcatactgtatacccaaataattacccatccactgactacatttcgagtcataaaatgttgtcgtatcaacattcgagtattcaaagctcgaatttcagataaaagagctaagttaatgagagaggacataaatactaacaaaccaccggttttggatgggattacttttaacaccgcataatatgctaaaaagtaccattcaggtacgatatgaagcggagttacaaaccggttcactggtatggagttatctgggtgcgataattcaatcaaaccaaaagccgtttgtaagaaaattaaaccaattagataatatggtagatagggaacaaactgtctccagacgttcttaacccagctcacgtattacatctgacggtgaactagcgttcctaactgaatcttgttcaataacaagggagtaatgagccgacatggaggtgctgatacaatccgaggattagaactcccaatattatctgacctgttatcccggcgtaccttacgaccgttatatgatttagagatagaatgtaatgtggattaatatccacatggtttctacaaagtgtagatataaaatagtgaatggttctgtaaagatcttgcataacatacctttagatttgcttagcattatagagcttgtaggcatgtaagtaactaaagaactatagatactttgagtgaagaatacaaggatagctccaacaataacatggctaaaatgtataccagttaagatgaaaagtccattaccaaatgcattatcattaatataaagagatagtcctaagtattccgtacagactaacattaagaaggcgactaccaaagtgaatgtcatgatattcgtacagcttgtatacaaatgttggtttttcaaatatacgctggataccactatacttaatgcagagcatagttaagatgataactattgtggatatagaaccaattgaacaccatgtattaatataacaaagataatcagggtaatctggtatccttcttggcataacgttgaaaccaa
The Besnoitia besnoiti strain Bb-Ger1 chromosome Unknown contig00105, whole genome shotgun sequence genome window above contains:
- a CDS encoding cytochrome b (encoded by transcript BESB_015610), whose protein sequence is MTFTLVVAFLMLVCTEYLGLSLYINDNAFGNGLFILTGIHFSHVIVGAILFVPYLPYYLIGLIFLQTAFGLIELSHPDNSIPVNRFVTPLHIVPEWYFLAYYAVLKVIPSKTGGLLVFMSSLINLALLSEIRALNTRMLIRQHFMTRNVVSGWVIIWVYSMIFLIIIGSAIPQATYILYGRLATIVYLTTGLVLCLY